A region of the Prevotella melaninogenica genome:
TGTAATGTTATTTTTAGCTCACACCTACAACATAATAAGACTACACCTAAAAATCTTTCTTTAATTTCTTACTTTCTTTATAGAGTTTACTCCATTAATTCTGTTGTAAAGTTTAATGTCTGTATCTTCATATCAAGCTCACGTAATTGCTTTGACAAGTCATCTATTTTTTTACCTAAAGGCTTGATATCTATTGTTGTTACCATTTTTATTTCAGAACGGCTGTAGCGTTCCTGAGATTCTGATGCTTTGTTGAAGATTTCACGAAGTGACGTAATACGTATAGAGAGGATATCACGCTCTGCCATCATTTCTGTTA
Encoded here:
- a CDS encoding DIP1984 family protein, whose translation is MKLAEALAIRKDTQKRIEQLKSRVLNNVRVQEGDVPSEEPKELMKEMDACLNTLFALIFKINKTNMNTISEGRTITEMMAERDILSIRITSLREIFNKASESQERYSRSEIKMVTTIDIKPLGKKIDDLSKQLRELDMKIQTLNFTTELME